Proteins encoded together in one Acidobacteriota bacterium window:
- a CDS encoding MBL fold metallo-hydrolase, with translation MTMRVPPAGVLLPALALGLLLAPAPVSAQSERQVTTLADGVYEIQHHNGLDAFVGGNTTVIVGERQVFVVDTPFLPSEAREDIAQIRQWTDKPVTFLLNTHFHNDHNLGNRAYMDAFPALTIIAHVETRKDMDLFGPGSVTLVDRNTAKYQQMLDSGKAPAGQSLTEDDKAELRKILAHRRQVADEIRKVEYQGATLTFKHDFSIDLGHREVQVKFLGRGNTAGDAVVYLPKERIVMAGDLVVHPIPYMYDGYPSEWSRTMRKLAELDTAAIVPGHGPIMRDKAYPSLVAELLESAVAQVNEALRKSGPALFGTVDDIKGDVDLSPFRQRFAGHDEDLSAAFDRASDELVRLVFREASLR, from the coding sequence GTGACGATGCGCGTCCCTCCGGCCGGGGTGCTGCTTCCCGCGCTCGCGCTCGGGCTCCTTCTGGCGCCGGCTCCGGTCTCCGCCCAGTCCGAGCGGCAGGTCACCACGCTCGCGGACGGCGTCTACGAGATCCAGCACCACAACGGGCTGGACGCCTTCGTGGGCGGCAACACGACGGTCATCGTGGGTGAAAGACAGGTCTTCGTCGTCGATACCCCGTTCCTCCCCTCCGAGGCCCGGGAGGACATCGCCCAGATCCGGCAGTGGACGGACAAGCCGGTCACGTTCCTTCTCAACACCCACTTCCACAACGATCACAACCTGGGAAACCGGGCCTACATGGACGCCTTCCCGGCGTTGACCATCATCGCCCATGTCGAGACCAGGAAGGACATGGACCTCTTCGGGCCCGGCTCGGTGACGCTGGTGGACCGGAACACGGCGAAGTACCAGCAGATGCTGGACAGCGGAAAGGCACCCGCCGGCCAGTCTCTGACGGAGGACGACAAGGCGGAGCTGCGGAAGATCCTCGCTCATCGGAGGCAGGTGGCGGACGAGATCCGAAAAGTCGAGTACCAGGGGGCGACTCTCACCTTCAAGCACGATTTCTCGATCGACCTCGGCCATCGGGAAGTCCAGGTCAAGTTCCTCGGACGCGGCAACACCGCCGGCGACGCCGTCGTCTACCTGCCGAAGGAGCGCATCGTCATGGCCGGCGATCTCGTGGTGCACCCGATCCCGTACATGTACGACGGCTACCCCAGCGAGTGGAGTCGAACGATGCGGAAGCTCGCCGAGCTGGACACGGCCGCCATCGTCCCCGGACACGGCCCCATCATGCGCGACAAGGCCTATCCGTCTCTCGTCGCGGAGCTCCTGGAGAGCGCGGTAGCGCAGGTGAACGAGGCCCTGCGGAAATCCGGCCCCGCCCTGTTCGGCACCGTCGACGACATCAAGGGAGACGTGGATCTTTCGCCGTTCCGGCAACGCTTCGCCGGACACGACGAAGACCTCTCGGCGGCCTTCGACCGTGCGTCCGATGAGCTCGTCAGGCTCGTGTTCCGAGAGGCGAGCTTGCGCTAG
- a CDS encoding class I SAM-dependent methyltransferase: protein MIIFLTRQCRKPAWWPGRMFLSIMNSTHSGLTSWGLEHVVIEKEFTILDVGCGGGRTIFRLSAMAGEGKVYGIDYSTTSVAASRRTNQRAIEEGRVDVRHASVSSLPFPDGTFDVVTAVETHYYWPDPVADMREILRVLKPGATLVMIAETYRGGRLGALYQLPMKLLRATYLSVDEHRELFSRAGFSGIEMFEERARGWLCAVARRTR from the coding sequence ATGATCATCTTCCTGACGAGACAGTGCCGGAAGCCGGCGTGGTGGCCAGGCAGGATGTTCCTGTCGATCATGAACTCGACCCACTCCGGACTCACGAGCTGGGGTCTCGAGCACGTCGTGATCGAGAAGGAGTTCACGATCCTGGACGTCGGGTGCGGCGGAGGACGGACGATCTTCAGGCTTTCGGCGATGGCCGGCGAAGGAAAGGTCTACGGGATCGACTATTCCACGACGAGCGTCGCCGCGTCCCGGAGGACGAACCAGCGCGCGATCGAGGAGGGGCGCGTCGACGTCCGGCACGCCTCCGTCTCGAGCCTCCCGTTCCCCGACGGCACCTTCGACGTCGTCACCGCGGTGGAGACCCACTACTACTGGCCCGACCCGGTGGCGGACATGCGGGAGATCCTGCGCGTCCTCAAGCCGGGCGCGACGCTGGTGATGATCGCCGAGACGTACAGGGGAGGACGGCTCGGCGCGCTGTACCAGCTTCCGATGAAGCTCCTCAGAGCGACCTACCTGAGCGTGGACGAGCACAGGGAGCTATTCTCGAGAGCCGGCTTCTCCGGAATCGAGATGTTCGAGGAGCGCGCCCGGGGGTGGCTCTGCGCGGTCGCCCGGAGGACACGATGA
- a CDS encoding isoprenylcysteine carboxylmethyltransferase family protein: MAAPVVMNFLARPGVDRTLAVLASMPFAYALYHRLAEGSLDLPRACAALGQLITIATMVFRRAPHRVTPNPWWWVLAFVATYGSLAWATFAPPGAALIPPRVSDGLAVLSVAIIVYARLSLGRNIGFVPAQRALVTSGAYGFVRHPIYSGLFLAWVVLTLHRFSPVNLALLIVICTLYVIKSFVEEGFLRGDPAYAEYLKQVRYRYIPGLV; this comes from the coding sequence GTGGCGGCGCCGGTCGTGATGAACTTTCTCGCGCGGCCGGGGGTCGATCGGACCCTGGCCGTCCTCGCGTCGATGCCCTTCGCCTACGCGCTCTATCACCGGCTCGCCGAGGGGTCCCTCGATCTCCCCCGGGCCTGCGCGGCGCTCGGCCAGCTCATCACGATCGCGACGATGGTCTTCCGCCGGGCGCCGCACCGGGTCACGCCGAATCCCTGGTGGTGGGTGCTCGCGTTCGTGGCCACGTACGGCTCGCTCGCGTGGGCGACGTTCGCGCCCCCGGGCGCGGCGCTCATCCCACCCCGGGTGAGTGACGGACTCGCCGTCCTGTCCGTCGCGATCATCGTCTACGCGCGGCTGAGCCTCGGCCGGAACATCGGGTTCGTCCCGGCCCAGCGCGCGCTCGTGACGTCGGGGGCATACGGCTTCGTGCGCCATCCGATTTATTCCGGGCTGTTCCTCGCCTGGGTCGTGCTGACGCTGCACCGGTTCTCGCCGGTGAATCTCGCGTTGCTGATCGTCATCTGCACCCTCTACGTCATCAAGAGCTTCGTCGAAGAGGGGTTCCTCCGGGGGGACCCCGCCTATGCGGAATACCTGAAGCAGGTTCGGTACCGCTACATCCCGGGGCTCGTCTAG
- a CDS encoding dihydrofolate reductase, whose amino-acid sequence MKISVFVGVSVDGFIARRDGSFDFLPEGGGEPHGYEEFMATVDALVVGRKTFETVLTLGVWPYAGKRVVVLSSRPMDVAAARGPVEQMSGTPAEIGARLAASGAKHLYVDGGITIQGFLRAGLIQRLVITRVPVLIGQGIPLFGSLLRDVRLRHVATKAYASGLVQSEYYVIV is encoded by the coding sequence ATGAAGATCTCGGTCTTCGTCGGCGTGAGCGTGGACGGCTTCATCGCTCGGCGGGACGGGTCGTTCGATTTCCTTCCCGAAGGGGGAGGCGAGCCCCACGGGTACGAGGAGTTCATGGCGACCGTCGACGCGCTCGTGGTCGGCCGCAAGACTTTCGAGACGGTCCTCACCCTCGGCGTATGGCCGTACGCCGGCAAGCGCGTCGTCGTCCTGAGCTCCCGCCCCATGGACGTCGCCGCCGCGAGGGGCCCCGTCGAGCAGATGAGCGGGACTCCGGCCGAGATCGGGGCGCGGCTCGCCGCGAGCGGCGCGAAGCACCTTTATGTGGACGGCGGGATCACGATCCAGGGTTTCCTCCGCGCCGGGCTCATCCAGCGGCTCGTGATCACGCGAGTCCCGGTCCTCATCGGTCAGGGAATCCCGCTGTTCGGCTCATTGCTCCGGGACGTCCGGCTCCGGCACGTGGCGACGAAGGCCTACGCAAGCGGCCTCGTCCAGAGCGAGTACTATGTAATCGTCTGA
- a CDS encoding VOC family protein: MLVVPVHPSEERPCPPRARTGRSAISSAFYKAVFGWTIRVRGDGRPAFDDAVGEVSGAFIVGRPPSAAPGMLLYIMVDSVEATVEVVKAHGGKIVQPLGVEVPEITARLADPAGNVLGLYQEPKQSPGDSK; encoded by the coding sequence ATCCTCGTCGTTCCGGTCCATCCGTCGGAGGAGCGCCCATGCCCCCCACGCGCACGAACGGGAAGATCTGCTATCTCGAGCGCCTTCTACAAGGCTGTCTTCGGCTGGACCATCAGGGTTCGCGGTGACGGCCGACCGGCCTTCGACGACGCAGTTGGGGAGGTGAGCGGTGCCTTCATCGTCGGACGGCCCCCGTCCGCGGCGCCGGGGATGCTCCTCTACATCATGGTCGACAGCGTCGAAGCGACCGTCGAGGTGGTCAAGGCGCACGGGGGGAAGATCGTCCAGCCCCTCGGCGTCGAGGTACCCGAGATCACGGCCCGCCTGGCAGATCCGGCGGGAAACGTCCTCGGCCTCTACCAGGAGCCCAAACAATCACCCGGGGATTCCAAGTAG
- a CDS encoding DUF488 family protein, producing the protein MSVRVVRLGGPREPGEGLRIGTVRHPPRGVPKNQHAAQNWYDVWFPELAPSAELIKLGRDAAAPREWAKFAKRYRAEMAAPEKVRVLDLLAALSREASFSVGCYCVDASRCHRSILRALLEERGAHLAPD; encoded by the coding sequence GTGAGCGTGCGCGTGGTCCGGCTCGGAGGTCCACGGGAGCCCGGAGAGGGTCTGCGCATCGGAACGGTGAGGCACCCGCCCCGCGGCGTTCCGAAGAATCAGCACGCGGCGCAGAACTGGTACGACGTGTGGTTTCCGGAGCTCGCGCCCAGCGCCGAGCTGATCAAGCTGGGCCGCGACGCCGCCGCTCCGCGGGAGTGGGCCAAATTCGCGAAGCGCTATCGCGCCGAGATGGCGGCGCCGGAAAAGGTTCGCGTCCTCGATCTCCTCGCCGCGCTGTCGCGCGAGGCGAGCTTCTCGGTGGGGTGCTACTGCGTGGACGCATCCCGTTGCCATCGGTCCATCCTGCGCGCGCTGCTCGAAGAGCGCGGCGCTCACCTCGCGCCGGATTGA